The genomic interval GCAGTGTTTCCAGCCGGGGGGGCAATGCGGCGGCGTCCCAGTCGCTCAGCACCACGCGCTGCAGCCCGGGAGCCAGTGCGTGGTCTGCAGGGCGGTGGGTATGGCCGTGGATGAGGGTGTGCGCGCCGGCGGCCTGCAGCCACGCGGCGGCCGCAGGCCCGTCCACGTCGGCATACACCGCACCCGATTGCTTGCGCGCCTCGCTCTCCTGGCGGATGCCCCGCGCCTGCGCCCGGCGTGTGGCCAGCGGCTGGGCCAGAAACTGCTGCTGCCAGGGGGCGCTGCGCGCCTGCACGCGAAACTGCTGGTACTCCACGTCCTGAAGGCACAACAGGTCGCCATGGCTCAGCACGAACCGCTCTGTGCCAAACACCAGCACGGTGGGGTCGGCCAGGCCAGTGAGGCCGCAGTGCTGCAGAAATGCCGTGCCCGCCAGAAAGTCGCGGTTGCCGTGCATGAAATACACCGCCCGGCGCTGCGCGGCGGCCTTCAAGGCGGCGCAGGCCCGGGCCTCAAAGCTACCCGATTCCAGCAGGGCGTCATCGCCCACCCAGACCTCGAACAGGTCGCCCAGAATGAAGAGGGCATCGGCCGAGGTGGTGGCCAGGTAGTGCTCGAAAGCGGCCACCGTGGCGGGCTCGCTGGCCTGCAGGTGCAGGTCGGAAATGAAATCGACCGTGCGCCAGTGCGATGGAGCGGCAAGCTCCTCGAACCGGGGCACGGTCGTGGTCATGGAAGTGTTTTTTAACGAAGCGCTTCAGGCACAACGCTTTGAGCCCTGCGCACAAAACCGGCGTGGCCGAGGCCAGCGGCCGCCGCGCAAGGGCCGCCCCGCCGCGCTGGCACCGTCCCTCTTCCCGAATTGCGTAGCAATTCGAGAGAAGGGGGAGGGCGCGCAGCGCCACAGGGGGATGGCGCTCAAAGTGCCACAGCCTTCTCGATCACAACGTCTTCCTTCGGCACGTCGTCATGGAAGCCCTTGCGGCCCGTCTTCACGGCCTTGATCTTGTCCACCACGTCGGTGCCCGAGACGACCTTGCCGAACACGGCATAGCCCCAGCCCTGGGCCGAGGGGGCGGTGTGGTTCAGGAAGCCGTTGTCGGCCACGTTGATGAAGAACTGGGCAGTGGCGGAGTGCGGGTCGCTCGTGCGGGCCATGGCCACGGTGTAGTTGGCGTTCTTCAGGCCGTTGTTGGCTTCGTTTTCGATGGGCGCATCGGTGCCCTTTTGGGTCATGCCGGGCTCAAAGCCGCCGCCTTGCACCATGAAGCCGGGGATCACGCGGTGGAAGATGGTGTTGTTGTAGTGGCCCTTGTTCACGTAGGCCAGGAAGTTCTCGACCGACTTGGGCGCCTTGGCGGCGTCGAGTTCGAGGGTGATGACACCGTAGCCGGTGATGTGCAGTTCGACCTGGGGGTTGCTCATGGCAATGTTTCCTTCAAAAAATGGCGGGCTCACTTCACCAGGGTGGCGGAGTTGATGGTGACGGGGGTGGTGGGCATGTTCTGGTGCGGGCCCTTGTTGCCGGTGGCCACGGCCTTGATCTTGTCCACCACGGCCGTGCCTTCGACCACCTTGCCGAACACGGCGTAGCCGTGGCCGTCAGGCTGGGGGGCGTTGAGCATGGCGTTGTCCTTCACGTTGATGAAGAACTGCGAGGTGGCCGAGTTGGGGTTGCTCGTGCGGGCCATCGCGATGGTGTAGGTGTCGTTCTTCAGGCCATTGTTGGCCTCCAGCGGAATCGGCGCCTTGGTGGGCTTTTGCACCATGTCGGCGGTGAAGCCACCGCCCTGGATCATGAAGCCGTCCATCACCCGGTGGAACACCGTGCCGTCATAGTGCCTGTCGTTCACATAGGCCAGGAAGTTCTCGACCGTCTTGGGGGCCTTGGCCGGGTCGAGCTGCACCACGATGTCGCCCATCGAGGTGGCCAGCTTGACCTTGGGGGCGTCTTGTGCCAGCACAGGTGCTACTGAAAACATAGCTGTCAGCGCAATACTGGCAAGCGCCAGGGTCGAATTTTTTCTGGAAATCATCCAATCACTCCTTCGAAAAAGATCTGCCATTGCTGGCCGCGGCGGGCCCAATACTGTCGCTTGACCGGCCCGGTGCGGGCGCCTTCTGCGACCTCGCCGAACGTTACCACCATGGTGTCGGCCGAGTCGGTCCACCGCAGGTAGGACTTGTCCTTGAGGTGAAGTTCCCGACCGCGCAGCGCACGTGTTTCGGCGTGCAACACCTGGGCCCACTGCTCCAGCGGCTTATTGCGTTGGCCCTGGAAGTCGGGCGCATAAAAAGCCATCAGGCGGCTGAGGTCGCCCTGGGTCTTGGCATCCCGCCAGGCGTTGAGCACCGCGTCAAACGATTTGCGCTCTGACTGGATGGCCTGGGGTGCCACCCACTGCAGCTGGCGCGCAATGACCACTGGCGTGGAGCGTGGCTCCACGGTGCGCAGGATGCGTTCCAGGTCGGGGTTGGCCAGCACCAGGCAGCCATCGGTGGCCAGCGGGGCGCGCGCAAACTGGTTGGACGGGGTGCCGTGCAGCCAGATGCCGCTGCCTGTCTTGCCGCGGCTCAGGTCCAGCGGGTTGGGATAGTTGATGGGCAGGGCGCCCACGCCGTAGAAGTCCTTGAGCGTGGCGGGGTCCAGCCGGCTGGTGATGAAGTACACGCCCAGCGGCGTGCGCTGGTCGCCCTCAAGGGATTTTTCGATACCCATCTTGCCGACCGACGCGTAGTAGTCGGCCACCAGGCGCAGGCCCTTGGCGCTGTTCTCGAACAGGTACAGGCGCGAGCGCGAGGCGTCGATGGCGATGGCGTGGCGCGAGCGGGGCGAGAGCTCCAGAAACTGCGTGGGGATCGTATTGGCCGGCGGGCGGCTGCGTTGGGCATCCACACGCTGGCGCGACTCGGTGCGCAGGTCTTCCAGCGTGGCGGCAGCCTCGATGCTGCGCACGGAATCCGGCTCCGGCAGGTCGCCCAGGCGCCGGATGGGGCGGGTGCGGGCCGTCAGCAGGTCACCCACCGCCAGTTGCGCAAGCTGAAAGTGGGGGTAGTCGCGGGCCAGGGCTTCTGCCGCGCGCAGGGCTTCGCGGCCCCGGCCTTCGGCGGTGAGCCTGTACACGGCCAGCAGGCGGGCTTCTGCCTCGCCGTCGCGCAGGTCCGCGGCCGCTGCGGGCGCCGCCTGGGCAGCGCGCTGCGCCTTGTTGCTGCCCTGCGCCAGTGCAGGGGCTGCCTGCAACAGCACAGCCATGGCGAGGGAGCCCGCCACCACCCGGTGGCTGTGTGCGAAACGGGGCACCAACATGCGCGGTATCGGTATCGGGGTCACGAGAGCAAAAAAAACGCCCGCGCTTCGGGCGCAGGCGCGGCGGTGGAGGTCATGTCAGCCGCCTGTGGCTTCGCGGACGATGGCCCAGCGCCCATTGCTGTTGACGAGGTCGAGCGTCTTGCGGCTGGTGACATTGAGTGCATCGGCACTGTAGGCCTGGCGAAAACGTGCCGTGGCCTTGTCGCCATTGACGGAAACCGCCATGTCCGACAACTGCACGCTGATCCTGGATTTGCCCACGATGCGCGCCTCGCGCTCTTTCTCCCACGCGCTGCGCGACTGGCGGCCAGGCGGGTCGAACGATGCGTCGTACGCGGCCAGATAGGCGGTCATGTCCTTGGCCGCCCAGGCAGCGGCCCAGGCCTGGACCGCCGATGTGACGGCCTGGACGGAGGCATCGCTTGCTGCCGCAGGCGCTGGCGGGGTGGGGGCCGCTGCTGCTGCGGGAGCGGCGGCTGGTGCCGGTGCGGGTGCTGTGGCCGCTGGCGCGACGGCTGGTGCTGGTGGTGCCGTGGGTGCGGGGGGCGCAGGCCGCTGCGTGGCCACGATGCTGGGCGCTGCAGCGGGCGACGGTGCGGGCGCTGCGGCAGCGGCGCGCCCCGGTTTGCCGACGGTGTCTGCCGAAAAGAGTTCGCGGATCAGTGCCAGCTTGGGCTTGACGGAATTGGCGTGGGTGGCATCGAGCTGCAGCGCCTTGTTGTAGGCCTGGCTGGCCAGCTTGGCGTAGATGTCGCCCAGGTTCTCGTGCGCGGTGGCGTAGCTGGGGTTGGTGCGGATCGCCATCTCCAGCGCCGTGCGTGCCTTGTCCAGCTGGTTCTGGTTGGCGTACAGCACGGCCAGGTTGTTGTAGGGCTCGGGCAGCTCCGGATATTCTTCCGTGAGCTTGGTGAAGGTGGTGATGGCATCGGCCGGCTTGCCCGAATCTGCCTGCGCCACGCCACGCAGGAAGCGCAGTTGCGGGTCGCGCGGGTTGGCCGCCAGGCGCTGGTCGGCCTTGGTGAGCGCGTCGGCAGGCTTGCCGGCCTTGATCAGCTGGGTGATTTCCGCGTAGTCGTCGGCCTGGGCCGCGCCGGTGCCCAGCAGCGCAGTCAGTGCCAGCAGGCGCAGGAGGCGTGGAAGTGTGCAGCGGACTTGCTTCATGGGGACTTCAAAGGTGGGGGGCAGCGGGTGTCCCAGGCGGGGGCTTATACTGCGGCGGATTGTAGCTGAGGGGGTTGTCATGACGGTACGCTGTTGCCGCTGGTGATTTCGCAAGATGCCCCTCGCCGGGCCAACCCCGCCCGGGGCCGCCGCCCCCCGCTGCCGGCGCCATGTTCGCCCCCCATCAAGCCTCCGTTACTGAAATCCCATGAGTTTGCGCATCTACAACACGCTGTCGCGTGCTTTGGAAGACTTTTCTCCGCTT from Acidovorax sp. FHTAMBA carries:
- a CDS encoding peptidylprolyl isomerase — protein: MISRKNSTLALASIALTAMFSVAPVLAQDAPKVKLATSMGDIVVQLDPAKAPKTVENFLAYVNDRHYDGTVFHRVMDGFMIQGGGFTADMVQKPTKAPIPLEANNGLKNDTYTIAMARTSNPNSATSQFFINVKDNAMLNAPQPDGHGYAVFGKVVEGTAVVDKIKAVATGNKGPHQNMPTTPVTINSATLVK
- a CDS encoding UDP-2,3-diacylglucosamine diphosphatase, producing the protein MTTTVPRFEELAAPSHWRTVDFISDLHLQASEPATVAAFEHYLATTSADALFILGDLFEVWVGDDALLESGSFEARACAALKAAAQRRAVYFMHGNRDFLAGTAFLQHCGLTGLADPTVLVFGTERFVLSHGDLLCLQDVEYQQFRVQARSAPWQQQFLAQPLATRRAQARGIRQESEARKQSGAVYADVDGPAAAAWLQAAGAHTLIHGHTHRPADHALAPGLQRVVLSDWDAAALPPRLETLRLSGAGLERLPLAPMCK
- a CDS encoding tetratricopeptide repeat protein produces the protein MKQVRCTLPRLLRLLALTALLGTGAAQADDYAEITQLIKAGKPADALTKADQRLAANPRDPQLRFLRGVAQADSGKPADAITTFTKLTEEYPELPEPYNNLAVLYANQNQLDKARTALEMAIRTNPSYATAHENLGDIYAKLASQAYNKALQLDATHANSVKPKLALIRELFSADTVGKPGRAAAAAPAPSPAAAPSIVATQRPAPPAPTAPPAPAVAPAATAPAPAPAAAPAAAAAPTPPAPAAASDASVQAVTSAVQAWAAAWAAKDMTAYLAAYDASFDPPGRQSRSAWEKEREARIVGKSRISVQLSDMAVSVNGDKATARFRQAYSADALNVTSRKTLDLVNSNGRWAIVREATGG
- a CDS encoding L,D-transpeptidase family protein is translated as MLVPRFAHSHRVVAGSLAMAVLLQAAPALAQGSNKAQRAAQAAPAAAADLRDGEAEARLLAVYRLTAEGRGREALRAAEALARDYPHFQLAQLAVGDLLTARTRPIRRLGDLPEPDSVRSIEAAATLEDLRTESRQRVDAQRSRPPANTIPTQFLELSPRSRHAIAIDASRSRLYLFENSAKGLRLVADYYASVGKMGIEKSLEGDQRTPLGVYFITSRLDPATLKDFYGVGALPINYPNPLDLSRGKTGSGIWLHGTPSNQFARAPLATDGCLVLANPDLERILRTVEPRSTPVVIARQLQWVAPQAIQSERKSFDAVLNAWRDAKTQGDLSRLMAFYAPDFQGQRNKPLEQWAQVLHAETRALRGRELHLKDKSYLRWTDSADTMVVTFGEVAEGARTGPVKRQYWARRGQQWQIFFEGVIG
- a CDS encoding peptidylprolyl isomerase — translated: MSNPQVELHITGYGVITLELDAAKAPKSVENFLAYVNKGHYNNTIFHRVIPGFMVQGGGFEPGMTQKGTDAPIENEANNGLKNANYTVAMARTSDPHSATAQFFINVADNGFLNHTAPSAQGWGYAVFGKVVSGTDVVDKIKAVKTGRKGFHDDVPKEDVVIEKAVAL